A genomic window from Streptomyces sp. MST-110588 includes:
- a CDS encoding site-2 protease family protein, translated as MTAWMTIVGIVVFVVGLLFSIAWHELGHLSTAKMFGIRVPQYMVGFGPTLFSRKKGDTEYGIKAIPLGGYIRMIGMFPPGDDGKLQARSTSPWRGMIEDARSAAFEELQPGDEKRLFYTRKPWKRVIVMFAGPFMNLVLAVVVFMSVLMGFGINTQTTRVGSVSDCVIAASAKTDKCPKGAKDSPAKAAGLRPGDKIVTFNGRDVPDWDTLQRNIRDTTGPATLVVERNGARKELHADLIENKVARTDGHGGYVKGEFVTAGFLGFTPASGVVKQSFGQSVDRMGGMVTQGVESLVNLPGKIPDLWNAAFNGGERKQDSPMGVVGAARVGGQVFSLDIPPEQRVATMLFLVAGFNLSLFLFNMLPLLPLDGGHIAGALWESARRAFARVFRRPDPGPFDVAKLMPVAYVVAGIFICFTLLVLVADVVNPVKLTG; from the coding sequence ATGACGGCTTGGATGACCATCGTGGGCATAGTCGTCTTCGTCGTCGGCCTGCTCTTCTCGATCGCCTGGCACGAACTGGGCCATCTCTCCACGGCGAAAATGTTCGGCATCCGGGTGCCCCAGTACATGGTGGGCTTCGGGCCGACGCTCTTCTCCCGCAAGAAGGGCGACACCGAGTACGGCATCAAGGCCATCCCGCTCGGCGGCTACATCCGCATGATCGGCATGTTCCCGCCCGGTGACGACGGCAAGCTCCAGGCCCGCTCCACCTCCCCGTGGCGCGGCATGATCGAGGACGCCCGCTCGGCGGCGTTCGAGGAGCTCCAGCCCGGCGACGAGAAGCGGCTGTTCTACACGCGCAAGCCCTGGAAGCGCGTCATCGTGATGTTCGCCGGGCCGTTCATGAACCTGGTCCTGGCGGTCGTGGTCTTCATGAGCGTCCTGATGGGCTTCGGCATCAACACCCAGACCACCCGGGTCGGCTCGGTCTCGGACTGCGTGATCGCCGCGTCCGCCAAGACCGACAAGTGCCCCAAGGGCGCCAAGGACTCCCCGGCCAAGGCCGCGGGCCTCAGGCCCGGCGACAAGATCGTGACGTTCAACGGCCGGGACGTACCGGACTGGGACACCCTCCAGCGCAACATCCGGGACACCACCGGCCCCGCCACGCTCGTCGTCGAGCGCAACGGCGCGCGCAAGGAACTGCACGCCGACCTCATCGAGAACAAGGTCGCCCGGACCGACGGGCACGGCGGATACGTCAAGGGCGAGTTCGTCACGGCCGGCTTCCTCGGCTTCACCCCGGCCAGCGGCGTGGTCAAGCAGTCCTTCGGCCAGTCCGTGGACCGTATGGGCGGCATGGTCACCCAGGGTGTGGAATCCCTGGTCAACCTGCCCGGCAAGATCCCGGACCTGTGGAACGCCGCCTTCAACGGGGGCGAGCGCAAGCAGGACTCCCCGATGGGCGTGGTCGGCGCGGCCCGGGTCGGCGGCCAGGTCTTCTCCCTGGACATCCCGCCGGAGCAGCGGGTGGCGACCATGCTGTTCCTGGTCGCGGGCTTCAACCTCTCCCTCTTCCTGTTCAACATGCTGCCGCTGCTGCCCCTGGACGGCGGGCACATCGCCGGCGCCCTGTGGGAGTCGGCACGGCGGGCCTTCGCCCGGGTCTTCCGCCGCCCGGACCCCGGACCCTTCGACGTGGCCAAGCTCATGCCGGTGGCCTACGTCGTGGCCGGTATTTTCATCTGCTTCACCCTTCTGGTCCTGGTCGCCGACGTCGTCAATCCGGTCAAGCTCACCGGATAG
- the dxr gene encoding 1-deoxy-D-xylulose-5-phosphate reductoisomerase gives MTDLLADPHLRFTPAAAADDGPRDIVILGSTGSIGTQAIDLVLRNPDRFRVTALSAAGGRVDLLAEQAHRLRAGTVAVAREDAVPALREALAARYGAAERLPEVLAGPQAATDLAASPCHTVLNGITGSIGLAPTLAALEAGRVLALANKESLIVGGPLVKALAAPGQIIPVDSEHSALFQAMLGGARGEIRKLVVTASGGPFRGRTKRELAGVTPEQALAHPTWAMGPVITINSATLVNKGLEVIEAHLLYDVPFERIEVVVHPQSYVHSMVEFTDGSTLAQASPPDMRMPIALGLGWPGRVPDAAPGVDWTKAHTWEFFPLDQDAFPSVPLACHVGGLGGTAPAVFNAANEECVEAFLHGGLPFTGIVDTVAEVVSEGLSSGAVTPGPGAGDGGAPGRGTSLTVADVLQAETWARTRARELAARAARMTSEARA, from the coding sequence ATGACGGACCTCCTCGCTGACCCGCATCTGCGCTTCACGCCGGCCGCCGCCGCGGACGACGGACCGCGCGACATCGTGATCCTGGGCTCGACCGGATCCATCGGCACCCAGGCGATCGACCTCGTGCTGCGCAACCCCGACCGCTTCCGCGTGACCGCGCTGTCCGCGGCGGGCGGCCGGGTGGACCTGCTCGCCGAGCAGGCGCACCGGCTGCGGGCCGGTACGGTCGCGGTGGCCCGCGAGGACGCCGTACCGGCGCTGCGCGAGGCACTGGCCGCGCGGTACGGCGCGGCCGAGCGGCTGCCGGAGGTCCTGGCCGGGCCGCAGGCCGCCACCGACCTGGCGGCCTCCCCCTGCCACACCGTCCTGAACGGCATCACCGGCTCCATCGGCCTCGCGCCCACCCTCGCCGCCCTCGAAGCGGGCCGGGTGCTGGCCCTGGCCAACAAGGAGTCCCTGATCGTCGGCGGCCCCCTGGTCAAGGCCCTCGCGGCGCCCGGCCAGATCATCCCCGTCGACTCCGAGCACTCCGCGCTCTTCCAGGCGATGCTGGGCGGTGCCCGCGGCGAGATCCGCAAGCTGGTCGTCACCGCCTCCGGCGGCCCCTTCCGCGGCCGTACGAAGCGGGAGCTGGCCGGTGTCACACCCGAGCAGGCGCTGGCGCACCCCACCTGGGCGATGGGCCCCGTCATCACCATCAACTCCGCCACCCTGGTCAACAAGGGGCTGGAGGTCATCGAGGCGCACCTGCTCTACGACGTGCCCTTCGAGCGCATCGAGGTCGTCGTCCATCCGCAGTCCTACGTCCACTCGATGGTGGAGTTCACCGACGGCTCGACGCTGGCGCAGGCCAGCCCGCCGGACATGCGGATGCCGATCGCGCTGGGCCTGGGCTGGCCCGGGCGGGTGCCGGACGCGGCGCCCGGCGTGGACTGGACCAAAGCCCACACCTGGGAGTTCTTCCCGCTGGACCAGGACGCCTTCCCGTCCGTGCCGCTGGCCTGCCATGTCGGCGGCCTCGGCGGTACCGCGCCGGCCGTCTTCAACGCGGCGAACGAGGAATGCGTGGAGGCGTTCTTGCACGGCGGGCTGCCGTTCACCGGAATTGTCGATACGGTCGCCGAGGTCGTCTCGGAGGGCCTGTCGTCCGGCGCGGTGACCCCGGGCCCGGGCGCCGGTGACGGCGGTGCGCCCGGCCGGGGAACCTCCCTGACCGTCGCGGACGTCTTGCAGGCGGAGACCTGGGCGCGCACCCGCGCCCGAGAACTGGCCGCGCGTGCGGCGCGCATGACATCGGAGGCTCGCGCATGA
- a CDS encoding PucR family transcriptional regulator has translation MPLTLAALVNHTALKLTVLAGEGRLEVPVRWAHASELIDPVPYMEGGELLLITALKLEAEDPEAARRYVRRVAEAGVVGLGFAVGVNYDEVPRALIEAAREAGLPLLGVPRRTPFIAISKAVSAAVAADQYRAVTAGFEAQRELTRAALGAEGPAELLARLAAHLDGWAALYDATGTVLAAAPDWAARRAARLTADVARLRERPAPASSVVSDAEGGDRVELQSLGTGRRARGVLAVGTGAPLGTAGRYAVHSAVALLTLTTERSRALQEAEQRLGAAVLRMLLAGEPDHARAVAGRLYGGLLDAPFRIVVAEAAPTADAEQPSGGVGGAGASGGTGGLVAALDALAEVMEAAAARTGEAVLAVPDGGRLIVVAPDGGAAVDACTEYAAALDVRKVGNARNIRDARDVRDARDGVRSGTGSGMRTGAGHGAAGERGTYERDGASLTVGVSAPSGPMAAANAHRQAEQALSVARRRGRTLVEHEDVAAGSVLPLLADEAVRAFADGMLRALREHDATGRGDLVASLRAWLSRHGQWDAAAADLGVHRHTLRYRMRRVEEILGRSLDDPDVRMELWLALKATAGPAGE, from the coding sequence ATGCCGCTCACCCTCGCCGCCCTGGTCAACCACACCGCGCTCAAGCTGACCGTGCTCGCGGGTGAGGGGCGGCTGGAGGTGCCCGTGCGCTGGGCGCACGCCAGCGAGCTGATCGACCCGGTGCCGTACATGGAAGGCGGCGAGCTGCTGCTGATCACCGCGCTCAAGCTGGAGGCGGAGGATCCGGAGGCGGCCCGCAGGTACGTGCGGCGGGTCGCGGAGGCAGGGGTGGTCGGCCTCGGCTTCGCGGTCGGCGTCAATTACGACGAGGTGCCCCGGGCGCTGATCGAGGCGGCGCGGGAAGCGGGGCTGCCGCTGCTGGGCGTACCGCGCCGTACGCCGTTCATCGCCATCAGCAAGGCCGTCTCGGCCGCCGTCGCCGCCGACCAGTACCGCGCGGTGACCGCCGGGTTCGAGGCGCAGCGCGAGCTGACGCGGGCGGCGCTGGGCGCCGAGGGACCCGCCGAGCTGCTGGCCCGGCTCGCCGCCCACCTCGACGGCTGGGCCGCGCTGTACGACGCGACCGGGACGGTGCTGGCCGCCGCCCCGGACTGGGCCGCCCGCCGCGCCGCCCGGCTCACCGCCGACGTGGCGCGGCTGCGCGAGCGCCCGGCGCCGGCCAGCTCCGTGGTCAGCGACGCCGAGGGCGGCGACCGGGTCGAGCTCCAGTCACTGGGCACCGGCCGCCGGGCGCGCGGGGTCCTCGCCGTCGGCACCGGCGCGCCGCTGGGCACGGCCGGGCGGTACGCCGTGCACTCCGCCGTCGCCCTGCTCACCCTGACCACCGAGCGGTCCCGGGCCCTGCAGGAGGCCGAGCAGCGGCTGGGCGCCGCGGTGCTGCGGATGCTGCTGGCCGGTGAGCCGGACCACGCGCGGGCGGTGGCGGGCCGGCTGTACGGCGGGCTGCTGGACGCGCCGTTCCGGATCGTGGTGGCCGAGGCGGCGCCGACTGCCGACGCCGAGCAGCCGTCCGGCGGGGTCGGTGGGGCCGGCGCGTCGGGTGGGACCGGCGGGCTCGTGGCGGCGCTGGACGCGCTGGCCGAGGTGATGGAGGCCGCGGCGGCCCGTACGGGCGAGGCGGTGCTCGCCGTGCCGGACGGCGGCCGGCTGATCGTCGTGGCGCCGGACGGCGGAGCGGCGGTGGACGCCTGCACGGAGTACGCCGCGGCGTTGGATGTCCGAAAGGTCGGGAACGCTCGTAATATTCGGGATGCCAGGGACGTTCGGGATGCTCGGGATGGGGTGCGGTCCGGGACGGGGAGCGGGATGCGGACCGGGGCGGGACACGGGGCGGCCGGGGAGCGAGGAACGTATGAGCGGGACGGCGCGAGCCTGACGGTCGGGGTGTCCGCGCCGTCGGGGCCGATGGCCGCCGCCAACGCCCACCGCCAGGCCGAGCAGGCACTCTCCGTCGCCCGCCGCCGGGGCCGGACGCTGGTGGAGCACGAGGACGTGGCGGCCGGATCGGTGCTGCCGCTGCTGGCCGACGAGGCCGTACGGGCCTTCGCCGACGGCATGCTGCGGGCGCTGCGTGAGCACGACGCCACCGGCCGCGGCGACCTCGTGGCCTCCCTGCGCGCCTGGCTCTCCCGGCACGGGCAGTGGGACGCCGCCGCCGCCGACCTGGGAGTGCACCGCCATACGCTGCGCTACCGGATGCGCCGGGTGGAGGAGATCCTCGGGCGTTCCCTCGACGACCCGGACGTCCGGATGGAGCTGTGGCTCGCCCTGAAGGCGACCGCGGGCCCGGCGGGGGAGTGA
- a CDS encoding PIN domain nuclease gives MSSSLYLIDTSALFRILTKPLHERWREQITTGIISVCPVIELEFLYSARSPADRLEKRQLLKETFSWVPMPSDAFERAQELQQQLTEAGQHRSAGAIDLLVVATAEREGLVVLHDDRVYESVSRLTGLPVKRVAEPAAE, from the coding sequence GTGAGCAGCTCGCTCTACCTCATCGACACCTCAGCTCTCTTCCGCATCCTCACCAAGCCGCTTCATGAGCGGTGGCGCGAACAGATCACGACGGGCATCATCAGCGTGTGTCCGGTCATCGAGTTGGAGTTCCTGTACTCCGCCCGCTCACCGGCCGATCGGCTGGAGAAGCGCCAACTGCTCAAGGAGACGTTCTCCTGGGTACCGATGCCCAGTGACGCATTCGAAAGAGCCCAAGAACTCCAACAGCAGCTCACCGAAGCAGGACAGCACCGTTCCGCCGGAGCGATCGATCTTCTGGTGGTTGCCACCGCGGAGCGCGAGGGGCTCGTCGTGTTGCATGACGACCGCGTTTATGAATCGGTCTCGCGTCTGACCGGCCTGCCGGTGAAGCGGGTGGCAGAGCCGGCTGCCGAGTAA
- a CDS encoding acyl-CoA dehydrogenase family protein: MTAPSTRNVSEREARQVAEAAREQDWRKPSFAKELFLGRFRLDLIHPHPTPAAQDAQRGEAFLTKLHDFCETKIDGARIERESRIPDETIDGLKELGAFGMKVDTKYGGLGLTQVYYNKALALAGSASPAIGALLSAHQSIGVPQPLKLFGTQEQKDTFLPRCARTDITAFLLTEPDVGSDPARLATTAVPDGDSYILDGVKLWTTNGVVADLLVVMARVPRSEGHKGGITAFVVEAASEGVTVENRNAFMGLRGIENGVTRFHRVRVPAANRIGPEGAGLKIALTTLNTGRLSLPAMCVGAGKWCLKIAREWSAAREQWGKPIAKHEAVGAKISFIAATTFALEAVVDLASQMADEDRNDIRIEAALAKLYGSEMGWLMADELVQIRGGRGFETAESLAARGERAVPAEQMLRDLRINRIFEGSSEIMHLLIAREAVDAHLSVAGDLIDAEKSLADKGRAAAKAGSFYARWLPKLVAGPGQLPRTYAEFGDLAPHLRYVERAARKLARSTFYGMSRWQGRMETKQGFLGRVVDIGAELFAMSAACVRAEHLRATDDHGREAHQLADVFCRQARIRTEELFTRLWTNTDDLDRKVVSGVLSGTYAWLEQGVVDPSGDGPWIADATPGPARKENVHRPIR, encoded by the coding sequence ATGACCGCTCCGTCCACCCGCAACGTCTCCGAGCGCGAGGCCCGTCAGGTCGCCGAGGCGGCCCGTGAACAGGACTGGCGCAAGCCCAGCTTCGCCAAGGAACTGTTCCTGGGGCGCTTCCGGCTCGACCTGATCCACCCGCACCCCACCCCGGCCGCACAGGACGCCCAGCGCGGCGAGGCGTTCTTGACCAAGCTCCACGACTTCTGCGAGACGAAGATCGACGGTGCCCGCATCGAGCGCGAGTCGAGGATTCCCGACGAGACCATCGACGGCCTGAAGGAACTGGGCGCGTTCGGGATGAAGGTCGACACCAAGTACGGCGGCCTCGGCCTGACCCAGGTGTACTACAACAAGGCCCTGGCGCTCGCCGGTTCCGCCAGCCCCGCCATCGGCGCCCTGCTCTCGGCCCACCAGTCCATCGGCGTACCCCAGCCCCTGAAGCTGTTCGGCACGCAGGAGCAGAAGGACACCTTCCTGCCGCGCTGCGCCCGTACCGACATCACGGCCTTCCTGCTCACCGAGCCGGACGTCGGCTCGGACCCGGCCCGGCTGGCGACCACCGCCGTACCCGATGGGGACTCCTACATCCTGGACGGCGTCAAGCTGTGGACCACCAACGGCGTGGTGGCCGACCTCCTCGTCGTGATGGCCCGGGTCCCCAGGAGCGAGGGCCACAAGGGCGGCATCACGGCCTTCGTCGTCGAGGCGGCCTCCGAAGGCGTCACGGTGGAGAACCGCAACGCCTTCATGGGCCTGCGCGGCATCGAGAACGGCGTCACCCGCTTCCACCGGGTCCGGGTCCCGGCCGCCAACCGCATCGGCCCCGAGGGCGCCGGCCTGAAGATCGCCCTGACCACCCTGAACACCGGGCGGCTCTCGCTGCCCGCCATGTGCGTCGGCGCCGGCAAGTGGTGTCTGAAGATCGCCCGTGAGTGGTCCGCGGCCCGCGAGCAGTGGGGCAAGCCGATCGCCAAGCACGAAGCCGTGGGCGCGAAGATCTCCTTCATCGCCGCGACCACCTTCGCCCTGGAGGCCGTGGTCGACCTCGCCTCCCAGATGGCCGACGAGGACCGCAACGACATCCGCATCGAGGCCGCGCTCGCCAAGCTGTACGGGTCCGAGATGGGCTGGCTGATGGCGGACGAACTCGTACAGATCCGCGGCGGCCGGGGCTTTGAGACCGCCGAGTCGCTGGCCGCCCGCGGCGAGCGCGCGGTGCCCGCCGAGCAGATGCTGCGCGACCTGCGGATCAACCGGATCTTCGAGGGCTCCAGCGAGATCATGCACCTGCTCATCGCGCGGGAGGCCGTGGACGCCCACCTGTCGGTCGCCGGTGACCTCATAGACGCCGAGAAGTCGCTGGCCGACAAGGGCCGGGCCGCGGCCAAGGCGGGCTCCTTCTACGCCCGCTGGCTGCCCAAGCTCGTCGCGGGGCCGGGGCAGCTCCCCCGTACGTACGCGGAGTTCGGTGACCTGGCGCCCCACCTGCGGTACGTCGAACGGGCCGCCCGCAAGCTCGCCCGCTCCACCTTCTACGGCATGTCCCGCTGGCAGGGCCGGATGGAGACCAAGCAGGGCTTCCTGGGCCGGGTCGTGGACATCGGCGCGGAGCTGTTCGCGATGAGCGCGGCGTGCGTACGGGCCGAGCACCTGCGGGCCACCGACGACCACGGACGCGAGGCGCACCAGCTCGCCGACGTCTTCTGCCGGCAGGCCCGCATCCGGACCGAGGAACTCTTCACGCGGCTGTGGACCAACACCGACGACCTGGACCGCAAGGTCGTCTCCGGGGTGCTCAGCGGTACGTACGCCTGGCTGGAGCAGGGCGTGGTGGACCCCAGCGGCGACGGCCCGTGGATCGCCGACGCCACGCCGGGCCCGGCCCGCAAAGAGAACGTCCACCGCCCGATCCGCTGA
- a CDS encoding GNAT family N-acetyltransferase — protein sequence MLTTTTVKVLQPGELQDALAVLDRDPVANAFVAARVQVAGLDPWRLGGEMWGWYVGGRLESLCYAGANLVPVCAGPEAVRGFAERARRQGRRCSSIVGPAGATSALWALLEPHWGPAREVRAHQPLMVTSTLPADIPPDPHVRRVRKHEMDLIMPACVAMFTEEVGISPLAGDGGLLYQARVAELVGAGRSFARVEDGKVVFKAEIGAATDRACQIQGVWVAPEHRGKGLSETGMAAVLRYALQDVAPLASLYVNDYNTAARAAYRRVGFEEVGAFMSVLF from the coding sequence GTGCTGACGACCACGACCGTCAAGGTCCTCCAGCCCGGAGAGCTTCAGGACGCCCTGGCGGTCCTGGACCGCGACCCGGTCGCCAACGCCTTCGTCGCCGCCCGCGTCCAGGTCGCCGGGCTCGACCCCTGGCGGCTGGGCGGCGAGATGTGGGGCTGGTACGTCGGCGGCCGGCTGGAGTCCCTGTGCTACGCGGGCGCCAACCTCGTACCCGTCTGCGCCGGCCCCGAGGCCGTACGGGGCTTCGCCGAACGCGCCCGCCGCCAGGGCCGCCGCTGCTCCTCCATCGTCGGCCCGGCCGGCGCCACCTCCGCGCTGTGGGCGCTGCTGGAACCCCACTGGGGCCCCGCCCGCGAGGTGCGCGCCCACCAGCCCCTGATGGTGACCTCCACGCTCCCGGCCGACATCCCGCCGGACCCGCACGTCCGGCGGGTGCGCAAGCACGAGATGGACCTGATCATGCCGGCGTGCGTGGCCATGTTCACCGAGGAGGTCGGCATCTCCCCGCTCGCCGGGGACGGCGGCCTGCTCTACCAGGCGCGGGTGGCCGAACTGGTCGGCGCCGGGCGCTCCTTCGCCCGCGTCGAGGACGGCAAGGTGGTCTTCAAGGCCGAGATCGGCGCCGCCACCGACCGGGCCTGCCAGATCCAGGGCGTATGGGTCGCCCCCGAACACCGCGGCAAGGGCCTGTCCGAGACCGGTATGGCGGCCGTCCTGCGCTACGCGCTCCAGGACGTCGCCCCCCTCGCCAGCCTCTACGTCAACGACTACAACACCGCGGCGCGCGCCGCCTACCGCCGGGTGGGCTTCGAGGAGGTCGGCGCGTTCATGAGCGTGCTGTTCTGA
- the ispG gene encoding flavodoxin-dependent (E)-4-hydroxy-3-methylbut-2-enyl-diphosphate synthase, giving the protein MTAISLGMPDVPTKLADRRVSRKIQVGPVAVGGDAPVSVQSMTTTRTSDIGATLQQIAELTASGCQIVRVACPTQDDADALPVIARKSQIPVIADIHFQPKYVFAAIDAGCAAVRVNPGNIKQFDDKVKEIARAAADAGTPIRIGVNAGSLDRRLLQKYGKATPEALVESALWEASLFEEHGFRDIKISVKHNDPVVMVNAYRQLAAQCDYPLHLGVTEAGPAFQGTIKSAVAFGALLSEGIGDTIRVSLSAPPAEEVKVGIQILESLNLRQRRLEIVSCPSCGRAQVDVYKLADEVTAGLEGMEVPLRVAVMGCVVNGPGEAREADLGVASGNGKGQIFVKGEVIKTVPESKIVETLIEEAMKIAAQMEKDGIASGEPQISVG; this is encoded by the coding sequence ATGACTGCCATTTCACTGGGAATGCCGGACGTACCGACCAAGCTCGCCGACCGCCGCGTCAGCCGCAAGATCCAGGTCGGCCCGGTTGCCGTGGGCGGAGACGCGCCGGTGTCGGTGCAGTCGATGACGACGACGCGCACCTCGGACATCGGGGCGACGCTGCAGCAGATCGCGGAGCTGACGGCGTCGGGGTGCCAGATCGTGCGGGTGGCCTGTCCGACGCAGGACGACGCGGACGCGCTGCCGGTGATCGCGAGGAAGTCGCAGATCCCGGTGATCGCGGACATTCATTTCCAGCCGAAGTACGTCTTCGCGGCGATCGACGCGGGCTGTGCGGCGGTGCGGGTGAATCCGGGCAACATCAAGCAGTTCGACGACAAGGTCAAGGAGATCGCGCGGGCGGCTGCGGACGCGGGTACCCCGATCCGGATCGGGGTCAACGCCGGGTCCCTGGACCGCCGGCTGCTCCAGAAGTACGGCAAGGCCACCCCGGAGGCGCTGGTGGAGTCGGCGCTGTGGGAGGCGTCGCTGTTCGAGGAGCACGGGTTCCGCGACATCAAGATCTCGGTGAAGCACAACGACCCGGTGGTGATGGTCAACGCCTACCGGCAGCTTGCCGCGCAGTGCGACTATCCGCTGCATCTGGGGGTGACCGAGGCCGGGCCGGCGTTCCAGGGCACCATCAAGTCGGCGGTGGCCTTCGGGGCGCTGTTGTCGGAGGGGATCGGGGACACCATCCGGGTGTCGCTGTCGGCGCCGCCGGCGGAGGAGGTCAAGGTCGGGATCCAGATCCTGGAGTCGCTGAACCTGCGGCAGCGGCGGCTGGAGATCGTCTCGTGCCCGTCGTGCGGGCGGGCGCAGGTGGACGTGTACAAGCTGGCGGACGAGGTGACCGCGGGTCTGGAGGGCATGGAGGTGCCGCTGCGGGTCGCGGTGATGGGCTGTGTGGTCAACGGTCCCGGTGAGGCCCGGGAGGCGGACCTGGGGGTGGCCTCGGGCAACGGCAAGGGGCAGATCTTCGTCAAGGGCGAGGTCATCAAGACCGTGCCGGAGTCGAAGATCGTGGAGACCCTCATCGAGGAAGCCATGAAGATCGCCGCGCAGATGGAGAAGGACGGCATCGCCTCGGGCGAGCCCCAGATCTCCGTCGGCTAG
- a CDS encoding GNAT family N-acetyltransferase translates to MDDVAVGPLDLAARVDAALAVQALAFGLTDEEIGVRRHIVLRHLACPGARALGATTPAGRLVGFVYGMPNSRTHWWSTVVEPYLRARQLDHWLDDSFVITELHVHPAYQNRRIGRSLITRITDEASEPRSILSAIDTDSPARALYRSLGYRDIARRVLFPSAPAPYAVMGAPLPLKRG, encoded by the coding sequence ATGGATGACGTCGCGGTCGGCCCCCTGGATCTCGCGGCCCGTGTGGACGCCGCGCTCGCCGTCCAGGCGCTGGCCTTCGGCCTCACCGACGAGGAGATCGGGGTGCGCCGGCACATCGTGCTGCGGCACCTGGCCTGCCCCGGCGCGCGGGCGCTGGGCGCCACCACCCCGGCCGGCCGCCTCGTCGGCTTCGTCTACGGCATGCCCAACAGCCGTACGCACTGGTGGTCCACGGTCGTGGAGCCGTACCTGCGCGCCCGGCAGCTCGACCACTGGCTCGACGACTCCTTCGTGATCACCGAGCTGCACGTCCACCCCGCCTACCAGAACCGCCGCATCGGCCGCTCACTGATCACCCGCATCACGGACGAGGCGAGCGAGCCGCGCAGCATCCTGTCCGCCATCGACACCGACAGCCCGGCCCGCGCCCTGTACCGCTCGCTGGGCTACCGGGACATCGCCCGCCGCGTCCTGTTCCCCAGCGCGCCCGCCCCGTACGCGGTGATGGGCGCGCCGCTGCCGCTCAAGCGCGGCTGA
- a CDS encoding GNAT family N-acetyltransferase → MHNTVLTVAPALTDEELNALFAAAWPGHRPAPFARRLAAHSLTWIAARRDGRLTGFVNVVGDGGEHAFVLNTTVHPDQRRRGLGVRLVRAAAEAARGRGATWLHVDYEEHLTGFYARCGFGTTAAGLMRL, encoded by the coding sequence TTGCACAACACGGTGCTGACAGTCGCTCCGGCGCTGACCGACGAGGAACTCAACGCCCTGTTCGCCGCCGCCTGGCCGGGCCACCGGCCGGCCCCCTTCGCCCGGCGCCTGGCCGCGCACAGCCTCACCTGGATCGCCGCGCGCCGCGACGGCCGGCTCACCGGCTTCGTCAACGTCGTCGGCGACGGCGGGGAGCACGCCTTCGTCCTGAACACGACCGTCCACCCCGACCAGCGGCGCCGGGGGCTGGGCGTACGGCTCGTACGGGCGGCGGCCGAGGCCGCGCGCGGGCGGGGGGCCACCTGGCTGCACGTGGACTACGAGGAACACCTGACGGGGTTCTACGCGCGGTGCGGCTTCGGGACGACCGCGGCGGGGCTGATGCGGCTGTGA